A stretch of DNA from Nocardioides sp. Arc9.136:
CACCGACAGTCAGACGCGTGTTTCCCCAGGTCAGACCAGATTGTGGACCACGAGTTCGGGGACTTTCCGCGGCGAAGGCGAGGACACGAGGCCCTGCGCACCTCACCGGGTCTCGACGACGCCTCGCTGGCGCTCGGCTGCTCGACCAGCGGCGGCCGGGAGACCGCCGCGTCCACCCGCCGTACCTCCCCGTAGCTGCCCCCACCGCAACCACTTATGGCCAGGCGGCCTGAGGCGCGCACCCGAGGCCCTGCGCACCTGACCGAGTCTCGACGACGCCCCGCTGGCGCTCGGCTGCTCGACCAGCGGGGCACCGCCCGGCGGCCGGAGGTGAGCGCCCTGCGCGCCTCGCCGGGGCTCGGCTGCGCGACAGGCCGGGGTCAGTCGCCGAGGCCGCGGGCGTGCAGGGCGTCGCCGGTCTCGTGGGCGCGGGCGACGACGCGGACGACGAACGGTGTGAGGTGGGCGCGGGGGTGGCGGCCCAGGCCGCGGGCGCGGGCGGCGTCGCGGGTCTCGATGGCGAGGGTGAGGGTCGCGGGGAGGGCGGCGACGGCGAGGGAGAAGGCGAGCGCGACACGCTCGGGGTTGATCCCGACCCGGCGGAACGGTCGCAACCACCGCACGATCGCGTCGAGCAGGGCGTTGACCGGGGTGGTGGCGGTGAGGACGAGCGCGGCGAGGGCGAGGGCGACCAGGTCGAGCGTGGTCTCCACGGCTCGGGGGAGCCCGTTGACCCACCACTGGACCGCCGAGACCACGACGACGAGGACCAGCAGCCCGCGCAGCGCGCGCCCCACCGCCGCGAGCGCGACCCGGGCGAGGACGGCGGCGCTGACCGCCAGGGCCAGCGTGACGAACGACGCCGGCATCGACCGGACGACCACGACGGCGACGCTGAAGACGGCGAGGAGGAGCACCTTCGGCCCGACCGGCATCCGGTGCAGCACCGTCCGGCCCGGCTGGTAGGTCCCGACGAGCAGCGGGTGGCTCACGGCGTGGTCACCGCGGCGACGTAGTGGGCCACGGCGGCGGCCGGCTCGCCGTCGTACGCCACGGCACCGTCGAGCACCACCAGCACCCGGTCGCAGCGGGCGGCCAGGTCGAGGTCGTGGGTGACCAGGACCAGCTGCTGGGGCAGGGAGAACAGCAGGTCGGCGATCCGCCGGGTGTTGGCCAGGTCGAGCAGCGTGGTCGGCTCGTCGGCGACCAGCACGTCGGGGGAGGTGGCGAGCACGCCGGCGAGGGCCAGCAGCTGCTTCTGCCCGCCGGAGAGGGCGTGCACCGACACGTCGGCGTGCCCGGCGAGGCCGTGCTCGGCGAGGACCGCGAGCGCGGCGGCGCGGCGGCGGGCGGGGTCGCGCTCGGTGCGCCGCAGGGACAGCTCGACGTCCTCCACGCAGGTGGGCATCACCAGCTGGGCGGACGGGTCGGTGAAGCAGAACCCCACCCGCCGGCGTACGGCGGCGCCCTCGCGCGCCACGTCGAGCCCGTCGACCAGCACCCGGCCGGACGTCGGCGCGACCAGCCCGTTGAGCAGCCGGGCGAGGGTGGACTTGCCCGAGCCGTTCGCGCCGACCACGCCGATCCGGTGCTCGGTGAGCGTCAGGGTCGTCGGCTCGAGGACGACGCGGTCCCCGTCGGGCGTGGGCACCGCGACGGACGCGGCGTCGAGGTCGATGCGGGGCACGCGAGCAGTATCAGCGGCGGTGCAGCAGCTGCGGGAACGCGCGGTGCACCTCGGCGGCGACGAGCGCGACGAGGGCGGCCTTGAGCAGGTCGCCGGCCCAGAACGGCGCGTCGTACCCCCACGCCACCGCCCAGGAGACGTCGAACCAGTACTTCATGCCGACGATCCCCAGCAGGTGGTTGACCGCGACCGCGGGCACGGCGCAGAGGAACACCCAGAACGCCCGGCTCTTCCGCCTGCGCCCCGCCACCTGCCGCACGAGCAGCCCGGCGAGGCCGGCGACCAGCGGGAAGGACCACAGGTAGCCGGCGCTGGCGCCGGCGAACGAGCCCAGCCCGCCCTCCCTGCCGGAGAACACCGGCAGGCCCGCGGCCCCGAGGCCCAGGTAGAGCGCGACCGCGAGGAGGCCGCGGACCGGGCCCAGCACGCACCCGGCCAGCAGGACGCCGAAGGTCTGCAGCGTGATCTCCACGCCGGCGCCGCCGACGGGCACTCCTCCGACGAGCGCGCACGCCGCGACCAGGGCGGCGAACGCCGCGACCAGCGAGAGGTCCGTCGTCGTCAGCCGGGGACGGCGCGGCGCGGCGGTGGTGGGCTCGGAGGTCATCGTCATCGGTGGTCCTTCACGGAGGTGGCAGGCACCTGAACGCTGGTCAGGTGAACGGCGTTCAGGTTAGGGTGTGACCGTTCGTCTGGTCAACGGGGCCGCACGACCACGGCCGAGGTGCGGCGGAGAGGGGCGGGACGGTGCGCAACCACCGGGTGGACGTGGTCGACCAGGCGCTGCGGGTGCTCGACGCCCACGGCCTCGCCGACCTCACGATGCGGCGGCTGGGCAAGGAGCTGGGCGTCCAGCCGAGCGCGCTCTACCACCACTTCCCGAGCAAGCAGCTCCTCCTCGCGGCGGTCGCCGACGAGCTCCTCGTCAGGGGAGCGCGCCCGGCACCGGTCGGCACCTGGGAGCAGCGCGTGCTGGCCCTGTGCGTGGAGCTGCGGGACGCGATGCTGGCCTACCGCGACGGGGCCGAGGTCGTGGCCACCGTCCACGCCTTCGGGCTCGGCGCGCAGGCTTCCGAGCACGCCCTGGCCGAGGCCGTCGCCGGTTCGGGCGCACCCGACGACCTCGTCCGAGCCGCGACCCGCACCCTGCTCCACCTGGTCTTCGGTCACACGATGGACGAGCAGACCCACCTGCAGGCCGGCAGCGCCGGGGCGATCGAGGACGGCCCCCGCGAGCGCTCGGACTTCACCGTCGGTGTCGGCCTGGTGGTCGACGGGATCCGCGCACGCGTGGGTGCGGGCGGTGCGGCCGACGCGCAGCCGTAGGATCCGGGCGTGCTGATCCGTCTCCCGCTGTCGCTCCGCGCCGAGGAGCACGAGCTGAACCCCCTCGCGCCGCACCCGGTCGAGATCGCGATCATGGTGGGGACGCTGCTGGTGTTCCTCGCCCTCGTAGCGCTGGTCGTCGTGCTGGTCGTGCGGTCCCGCCGCCGGCGCTGACGGAGCGCTCAGCCCTCGACGAGCGCTCCGTGCTGCTCGGCGAGGAGGACGGCACCCGCCACGTCCAGCCTCGTACGACGCAGGCGGGCCGTCGTCAGGTCGACCCCGTCGAGGGTGGCCCCCCGCAGGTCGGTGCCGTCGAGCACCGTTCCCTGGAGCACCGCGTCGGTGAGCAGGGCGTCGCGCAGCACTGCCCCGGTCAGGTCGGACGACGACAGGTCACTCTCGCGGAGGTCGAGGCCGGTGAGGTCGAGGCGCGCCAGGCGCGTGCCCCGGACCGTGACGCCGCGCCAGACCCCGCCGCCGACGACCCGCAGCGACCGCAGGGTGCACTCGCTGAGCACCGACCCGGTGAGCTTGCAGCCCTCCAGGGTGGCGTCCGCGAAGGAGACCCGCCGGAAGTCGCAGCCCACGAACGCGGTCGAGACGTGCCGGGAGGAGTCGAGGCGGCCGCCGTGGAACGTGCACCGCTCGAAGACCGCTCCCCGGGAGGTCGCCCCGGTCAGGTCGACGCCGGTGAAGGTGCACCCGACGTACCGCGCGGCACCGAGGTCCTCGCCGTACAGGTCCAGGTCGTGCAGGTGCTCGTCCTCGACGTCGACGGTGCTCATGGGCGTGAGCCAAGCACACGTCGCCGACGCTCACCCACCGGCCAGCGACCAGCGGTGCAGCAGCCGGCAGCCGTCGGCCTCGTACCACGCCAGGTCCAGCGCGTCGACGCGGGAACGGGCCGGCAGCACCCCGCCCAGCAGCTCGAGCGTCGAGGCCTCCGTGACGGCGTCCGAGCGCAGGTCCAGGGTCAGGTGGGGGACCGGCTCGAACTCCCCGGCGTACGGCGGGCACTGCGGGAACGCCTCCGCCAGCCGCGCGGTCAGCTCGCGGAAGGGTCCGTCCGGCTGGGGCACGAGGTGGATGATCCCGTTCGGGAACGTCGCCACCTCGGCGAGCACGACGTCGAAGGCGGGGGTCGACGCCGCGATCGTGCCGACCGCCGCCAGGTCTCCGGCACCCGGCGCGGGCAGCCACGGCCCGAGCGCGGTCACGTGCGCGTGCACGAACGCCGGGTCGCTGGACACCCAGGCGGGGTCGTAGTGCGCGTGCCGGCCCCGCACGACCTGCTCGAGCGGCGGGACCGGCACCTGCAGCACGGTGTGGCCGGGATGCGTCACGCCGGGGAGTCAAGCACCCCCACCGGGTTCACCAGCGTGCCGGCGTACATCAGCGACTCCGCCTGGTCGGCGATGTCGACCATCTGCAGGGTGTTGCGCAGCTGCAGCCGGTTGAGGCAGCTGTGCCGGAACTCCGCCCGCAGCAGGTCGTACGCCGCGTGCCGCTCCGCCAGCTCGGGGTGGTCCTCGCGGTGGCGCACCAGGCAGTCGCGCACCTCCGCCCAGAACGCACGCTCGTCCAGCACCCCGTCGAGGTGCAGGATCGCCGCCACGTGCCGCAGCACCCCGTCCAGGACGTCGGTGTGCAGCGCGAGGGCGCGGACGTCCTGCGGGACGTCGGCGCGGATCCGCTCGACCTCCGGCGGCAGCGGCTGGTCGTCCATGACCGCGACCTCCTCGCCGACGTCCTTCATCACGACGCGGTCGACGACGCCGTCGCGGAGCACCAGCACGAGGTTCTCGCCGTGGGGCATGAACGCCAGCTCGTGCGCGACCAGGCAGTGCGCGACCGGCCGGACGTAGGCGTCGAGCCAGCGCCGTACCCACTCCCGGGCGGGCAGCCCGGAGCGCGCCACCAGCGCGGAGACGAACGCGCGACCGTCGCCGTCGCGGTGCAGCAGCGCGGCCATCGTCGCCAGCCGCTCGCCCTCGGCGAGCCGGGGGAGCGGGCTCTCGCGCCAGAGCGCGGCGAGCATCTTCTGGTACGGCGACCGCACGCCCTGCCGCTCGGCGAGCCGGTGGTAGGCGTCGCCGGTGTAGCCGATCGCCGCCCGCTCGCGCAGCACCGTGAACCCGCACGCGCGGAGCTCGGGGTCGCCCTCGACCAGGCCGGCCACCCAGTCGTTGATGGCCGGCGTGGGACCCATGTAGGCGGGCGAGAGACCACGCAGGAAGCCCATGTTCTGCACCGCCAGCGCGGTCTTGACGTAGTGCCGCCCGGGCCGGCTGGTGTTGAAGAACGTCCGGATCGACTGCTGCGCCCGGTAGTGGTCGGGCCCCTCGCCGAGCGGCACGAGGTCGCGCCGCGCGACGTCGGGGGCGAAGGTCACCGCCACCTTGCTGCGCCACTGCCACGGGTGCAGCGGGAGGTAGAGGTACTCGCCCGGGTCGAGCCCCAGGTCGCGCAGCCGCTTCTCGAACCCCACCCGCGTGTCGTCGTCGAGCTCGGCCGCCCACAGCGCGTCCTCGGTGAGGTCCGCGGACAGCGAGAGCCGCGTGTGCTCGCGCCGGGCGGCGACCCACACCAGGCGGACCGGCGCACCCGCCTCGGGGGAGTACGCCGCG
This window harbors:
- a CDS encoding TetR family transcriptional regulator yields the protein MRNHRVDVVDQALRVLDAHGLADLTMRRLGKELGVQPSALYHHFPSKQLLLAAVADELLVRGARPAPVGTWEQRVLALCVELRDAMLAYRDGAEVVATVHAFGLGAQASEHALAEAVAGSGAPDDLVRAATRTLLHLVFGHTMDEQTHLQAGSAGAIEDGPRERSDFTVGVGLVVDGIRARVGAGGAADAQP
- a CDS encoding 2'-5' RNA ligase family protein — its product is MTHPGHTVLQVPVPPLEQVVRGRHAHYDPAWVSSDPAFVHAHVTALGPWLPAPGAGDLAAVGTIAASTPAFDVVLAEVATFPNGIIHLVPQPDGPFRELTARLAEAFPQCPPYAGEFEPVPHLTLDLRSDAVTEASTLELLGGVLPARSRVDALDLAWYEADGCRLLHRWSLAGG
- a CDS encoding energy-coupling factor ABC transporter ATP-binding protein, with translation MPRIDLDAASVAVPTPDGDRVVLEPTTLTLTEHRIGVVGANGSGKSTLARLLNGLVAPTSGRVLVDGLDVAREGAAVRRRVGFCFTDPSAQLVMPTCVEDVELSLRRTERDPARRRAAALAVLAEHGLAGHADVSVHALSGGQKQLLALAGVLATSPDVLVADEPTTLLDLANTRRIADLLFSLPQQLVLVTHDLDLAARCDRVLVVLDGAVAYDGEPAAAVAHYVAAVTTP
- a CDS encoding pentapeptide repeat-containing protein, yielding MSTVDVEDEHLHDLDLYGEDLGAARYVGCTFTGVDLTGATSRGAVFERCTFHGGRLDSSRHVSTAFVGCDFRRVSFADATLEGCKLTGSVLSECTLRSLRVVGGGVWRGVTVRGTRLARLDLTGLDLRESDLSSSDLTGAVLRDALLTDAVLQGTVLDGTDLRGATLDGVDLTTARLRRTRLDVAGAVLLAEQHGALVEG
- a CDS encoding CbiQ family ECF transporter T component, giving the protein MSHPLLVGTYQPGRTVLHRMPVGPKVLLLAVFSVAVVVVRSMPASFVTLALAVSAAVLARVALAAVGRALRGLLVLVVVVSAVQWWVNGLPRAVETTLDLVALALAALVLTATTPVNALLDAIVRWLRPFRRVGINPERVALAFSLAVAALPATLTLAIETRDAARARGLGRHPRAHLTPFVVRVVARAHETGDALHARGLGD
- a CDS encoding GNAT family N-acetyltransferase, with protein sequence MTPSSAGTTLEPLDLDRDLGLLHRWVTHPRSAFWLMQGATVQDVAAEYAAIADDPYHHAWLGRVGGEPAFLAETYDPVRSGQSPVADLPDLRPGDLGMHVLVAPPTGDPVPGFTRRVFAAVLDHCFADPAVRRVVVEPDARNGAIRAMNTAFGFRELHTVHLTTPVEKEAVLSVLDRPSPLPTPSSAATGRASDLLADHLAPDHLARAQRHLVTKALSELSHERLLEPVATTPGAWELASPDGRATYRFRAERLALEHWAVDPASVERTFDGEPAPLDVQDLVVELAPLLGIPDGLLPTYLEELAATLASAAWKLEHSTRSAEELLDTLLERPAAEGYQAVEAAMTEGHPGFLANNGRIGFGVDDHAAYSPEAGAPVRLVWVAARREHTRLSLSADLTEDALWAAELDDDTRVGFEKRLRDLGLDPGEYLYLPLHPWQWRSKVAVTFAPDVARRDLVPLGEGPDHYRAQQSIRTFFNTSRPGRHYVKTALAVQNMGFLRGLSPAYMGPTPAINDWVAGLVEGDPELRACGFTVLRERAAIGYTGDAYHRLAERQGVRSPYQKMLAALWRESPLPRLAEGERLATMAALLHRDGDGRAFVSALVARSGLPAREWVRRWLDAYVRPVAHCLVAHELAFMPHGENLVLVLRDGVVDRVVMKDVGEEVAVMDDQPLPPEVERIRADVPQDVRALALHTDVLDGVLRHVAAILHLDGVLDERAFWAEVRDCLVRHREDHPELAERHAAYDLLRAEFRHSCLNRLQLRNTLQMVDIADQAESLMYAGTLVNPVGVLDSPA
- a CDS encoding biotin transporter BioY gives rise to the protein MTMTSEPTTAAPRRPRLTTTDLSLVAAFAALVAACALVGGVPVGGAGVEITLQTFGVLLAGCVLGPVRGLLAVALYLGLGAAGLPVFSGREGGLGSFAGASAGYLWSFPLVAGLAGLLVRQVAGRRRKSRAFWVFLCAVPAVAVNHLLGIVGMKYWFDVSWAVAWGYDAPFWAGDLLKAALVALVAAEVHRAFPQLLHRR